The window TTGGCGGTGTCCGAACCCGCCGAATAATGGTCCTGGAGGAACCAGGACAGCGTGAGGGTGTAGCGCCCCTTCGCAAGCCCCCGCGGGCTACGATGGCAGGTCGCGCAGCCATCGGCAAAGAGCTTTTCGACCGATTTGCCGGCGTCGAGATTTTGCGCGGCCGCAAGGCTCGCCGTCAGCACGACGCTCGCTGCAGCAACAGTCCCAAGAATCACCAGAGGCGCGATGACCTCGCGCCCCGATCGAAATAGCGATCTCAATGTCGTCCCCTAGCCCGCGCCTCGCGGTTACGCCGCCAGCAACTGATCGAACTCCGGCGGGGCGTAAGCCTTGCCGTCCTGATCGGTAATGACGACCCGCCATCCTTCGCTCGCCCACACTTTTGCCTTCGCCACGATCAGCAACCGGCTCTCGCGGGCAAAACTGTACTTCTCATTCTCGCGTTCTGCGATCATCTTATAGGCCAATGCGCATCCCCTTGCGGTGCCCTGCACCCGTTCTGGTCGTGGCAGCGGGCTTTGGCGGCAATTCGCCGGGAGCGTGGCAATTTCGTGCCGTCTACGGCAGCATTGTGCGCCAGCACCGGTTCCAGCCGAGTGACGGAGGTCAATCATGCGGCGCATCATGAATGCGAGTCTGCTTGTCGGGAGCTTGTTCGCGGCCGCTCGCATCCGCGCCGCGCGGATCCGCCAGCCCGGCCCAAGCCCATCGCCGCCGCGACGGAACCGATAGCGCCCGCGATCCGCTCAGTGGACGCGGATGACGTGTGGGCGGCCGAGGTCAATCAGCCCCTGCACGGCCGACAGACGATCGTCCAGCGCGGCAATGGTGAGCAACAGATTGTTGCGGCGCTCGTCGAGCAGGCCCATCTCGGCGCCGGAGAGCTTTGCACTCGTCCGCTCCTTGTGGATGCCGTCGAGGGATTTGCGCAAGCCGGCGATCAGGCCGGCCAGTTGCTTGGCCTCTTTGGTCATCGACCGCTTCGCGACATTTTGGCGGCGCGTTTCCGCCTGTCCTTGTCTCATCGTCATCCTCCCGTGCCCCACTGCCCCGGTTGGATGCTTACAGCTTTCGATAGAGATATTACGATCGATGAAATCTGCGCGCGAAGAACTGCTTTAAATTGTAAGGGCCTTTCCGTGCAAAAGCCCGGCGCGAAGGCCGGGCTTTCGTTGATAAAATGCTAGTGCTTCTGGTGTCCGCCACCAGGGCCGCCGGCTGGCCCGCCGCCGTGCGGCGCGGCATTGATGTGCGGAGCGCCACCGCCGCCACCTGGATGCGGCATCGCAGGCGCGGCCGCGCGCGGCGCCGGCATCTGCGCATGGGCATTCATCGGCGCACCACGGCTGACGTTCGGCCGTGCCATGTGCGGCATCGCGGGCCTTGCCCCAGGCACGGCCGAGACACGCGGCGCTTCATGCGCCCGCGCCATCGGTTGCGCACGCACCGCAGCGCGACCCGCAGCCTGTTCGTGCATCATGCGCGCTTGCGCATCGCGGGGGTTGCGCCCCTGCACGCCGGTCCGCTCATTGACGAAACGCTGGCTCCGCTCGGCGCGGGTCCGATCGACGCCTACCGCAGCGCCGCGCCTTGCGATGGCCGCGTCATGCCGGGCCGTAGCGGCATCGCGCCCGGAGACAGCGACATTGCCCTTGCCGTGCGCATCGTTGCGGCCCAGCGCGACCGCTGCATCACGCGTCGCCGCGCGACCAATGCGGGCCGCATGCGGATCGATCGTCATCCGCGTCGCGAAGCGCTCGTGCGAGCTCCAGTAGTTATTCCAATAGGCGTGCCGGCGATACCAGGGGCGCCCCTCATAGTAACTCGACCAGTACGAACTCAGCACGAAGGGGACGACGGGCACGTCGACCTCGTCGGCATAGTCTGGCAGATAGACGTAGTGATTGCGGTAGAGATATTCGAGATATTGCGACGACACCCAGCCGCGGTCGTCGGAGAAGCTCACGTCGCACCACGCATTGCCACGCAGGCAACCATGGATGTTGACACGAGCGCCCTCGGGGACGCGGTCGACCAGCGGAAAGCCCGCACCCGGGCCGGCGCGCAGACCGGTCGAGACGGTGACGATGCCAGGCGCGGCCAATGCGGCCGTCGGCGCGAGCAGCAATGCTGCAACCAAAGCGGTTCTCAATCTCATGGCGTAGTCCTCCTCTGAGAGAAGGAACGCGCGAGCGGATCAAGGCGTTCCGCGTGCAAACGTCGCATCAGCCAAAAGTTTGAGAGCTACGCCGCGCGCAGAGTTCAATATTCATCCGCCATTCATCGGCGGAGCAGGACTCGCAATTGAGTCTCAATTCAGCCGCAGCATGAAGCCATCGAAATATGCGGCAAGGGCAGCGAAATCATTGAGCGGCAGCACCTGCGCGACATATTGATCCGGCCGCACCACGACCATGCAGCCGGCCTTCCGATCGATACCGCGCGTTGCGAAAACGTCGTGACCGCTCTTGAGGTCCGGACAGAACATCTTTTCGTAGTCGAGCAGGCCGTAACGGCCTTTGCGCGGGAGCAACAGCGGCGGCATCGCCTCGATGGCGAGCTCGCGATGATCCTGCTGGAAGACCGCGCGCAGGTCGATCACAGAATCGATGTCGGCGCTGGCCGACGTGTATCGCTTGAGCGGCGATTCCCTGGCTTCAGCGAGGAAGTTGCATAGCGCGCGAATGGCGGAGCCGGCCGCGGCCGGATCTTCGGCGCCGGAGAAGGCATAGATACGGAAGCGGCCATCCGCTTTCCCCGCATGTCCAAGATGCACCGGCTTGGCGTCCCCAAGCCGAATCACCGGCGCGGAATGGAAGCGCGTGCCGATGATGAAGCCTTCGGCGAGATGCTGATGAGACGTCGCGCCTGTCAGGATCGACGCGCGGTAATGCGTCGCCGTGCCCGCGGTGTAGCGGCCGTGCCTGACAAAATAGTCCTGCGTCTTCGCTGCATCGCCGCCGCCGGCCTTGGCCGCGGAGGCCAAGATTCCGGCCCATTCGCGATCGAAATCGATCAGCTCCTTCGCCACCGCCTGCCGCTCGGCCGAATAGGAATGCAGCAGGCTCGGCGCACTCCGCTTCCGCAGCACGGCGGCGAGCTTCCAACCGAGATTGAAGGCGTCCTGCATCGAGACGTTCATGCCCTGCCCTGCCTTCGGGCTGTGGGTATGGCAGGCGTCTCCGGCAATGAAGATACGCGGCAAGCGCGCATCGATCTCCGCTTCCGGCACGTCGTCGAACTTATCGGTCAGGCGCTGGCCGATCTCGTAGACCGACCACCAGGCGACCTCCTTCACCTCGAGCTTATGCGGCTTCAGGATCCGCTGCGCTTTCGCAATCACGTCATCGGCGGTGATGTTGCGGTTGGCGACGCGCTCGCCGATGTCGAGCTTGGCGAGCTCGACATAGAGGCGGACCATGTAGCCGCCCTCGCGCGGGATGATGAGAAGGCTGCCGTCCTTGGCCGACTGGATCAGGGCCTTGAAGCGGATGTCGGGAAAATCGGTCACCGCCAGCACGTCCATCACGCCCCAGGCGTGATTAGCGGAATCGCCGTGCAGCTCACGGCCGATTGATTTGCGCACCGTGCTGCGCGCGCCGTCGCAACCGACGACGTAGCGCGCCTTGATGGTCTTGACCTTGTCCTCGTTCGCGGCATCGACGCGTTCGAGACGCACGGTCACGGCATGGTCGGCAGGACCCGCCGCCGGGTCGACCTGAAGGTCGAGCAGGCGCCGGCCGTAATAGGGTTCGAGCTTGGCCTGTGATTTGCGCATGACGTCGAGAAAGCCGTCATGGATGCGGGCCTGGTTGAGAATGACATGCGGGAATTCCGACAGTCCGTCCTCGACGTCCTGCACCCGGCCGCTGCGGACGATCTGCTCCGGCATCCGCTCATCCGGCTTCCAGAACGTCGTCTCGTTGACCCAATAGGCTTCCTTCAGCACGCGCTCGCTGAAGCCGAAAGCGTGGAACATCTCCATGGTGCGGCAGGCGATGCCGTCGGCCTGCCCGACCGAAAGCCGGCCCGGCTTCTGCTCGACGATGCAGGTCTTGATGTCGCCGAATTGCGCAAGCTGGGCAGCCAGCGTCAAACCGGCAGGCCCGCAGCCGACGATGAGGACATCGACCTCGTCGGGCACGGCGCCCGCAGCGCCCGCGGCCTGAACGCGCTCGGCGGGATCGGCTATCTCGGGGTCGCCCGGCTGGAATCCATTGAGATGGAATTGCATGAGCACCTCTCCCGTTGACGCCTCGTTCGATATTG is drawn from Bradyrhizobium diazoefficiens and contains these coding sequences:
- a CDS encoding SH3 domain-containing protein, coding for MRLRTALVAALLLAPTAALAAPGIVTVSTGLRAGPGAGFPLVDRVPEGARVNIHGCLRGNAWCDVSFSDDRGWVSSQYLEYLYRNHYVYLPDYADEVDVPVVPFVLSSYWSSYYEGRPWYRRHAYWNNYWSSHERFATRMTIDPHAARIGRAATRDAAVALGRNDAHGKGNVAVSGRDAATARHDAAIARRGAAVGVDRTRAERSQRFVNERTGVQGRNPRDAQARMMHEQAAGRAAVRAQPMARAHEAPRVSAVPGARPAMPHMARPNVSRGAPMNAHAQMPAPRAAAPAMPHPGGGGGAPHINAAPHGGGPAGGPGGGHQKH
- a CDS encoding FAD-binding monooxygenase yields the protein MQFHLNGFQPGDPEIADPAERVQAAGAAGAVPDEVDVLIVGCGPAGLTLAAQLAQFGDIKTCIVEQKPGRLSVGQADGIACRTMEMFHAFGFSERVLKEAYWVNETTFWKPDERMPEQIVRSGRVQDVEDGLSEFPHVILNQARIHDGFLDVMRKSQAKLEPYYGRRLLDLQVDPAAGPADHAVTVRLERVDAANEDKVKTIKARYVVGCDGARSTVRKSIGRELHGDSANHAWGVMDVLAVTDFPDIRFKALIQSAKDGSLLIIPREGGYMVRLYVELAKLDIGERVANRNITADDVIAKAQRILKPHKLEVKEVAWWSVYEIGQRLTDKFDDVPEAEIDARLPRIFIAGDACHTHSPKAGQGMNVSMQDAFNLGWKLAAVLRKRSAPSLLHSYSAERQAVAKELIDFDREWAGILASAAKAGGGDAAKTQDYFVRHGRYTAGTATHYRASILTGATSHQHLAEGFIIGTRFHSAPVIRLGDAKPVHLGHAGKADGRFRIYAFSGAEDPAAAGSAIRALCNFLAEARESPLKRYTSASADIDSVIDLRAVFQQDHRELAIEAMPPLLLPRKGRYGLLDYEKMFCPDLKSGHDVFATRGIDRKAGCMVVVRPDQYVAQVLPLNDFAALAAYFDGFMLRLN